From the genome of Papaver somniferum cultivar HN1 chromosome 2, ASM357369v1, whole genome shotgun sequence, one region includes:
- the LOC113351032 gene encoding CASP-like protein 2A1 translates to MSTRGAWTVFIFDQVVTYVILAAESVSTEVVYLANKGDAAVTWSEACGSYGGFCKKATVSIGIIFSVVGFYVILSLISSYRLFSKYDAPSISSTAASSYPKNKQDQEMAAAFPA, encoded by the exons ATGTCCACGCGAGGAGCATGGACAGTTTTCATCTTCGATCAG GTTGTGACATATGTGATACTAGCAGCAGAATCTGTATCAACAGAGGTAGTTTACTTGGCTAACAAAGGTGATGCTGCTGTGACATGGAGTGAAGCCTGTGGGTCGTATGGTGGATTCTGTAAAAAGGCAACAGTGTCTATCGGAATTATCTTTTCAGTTGTCGGTTTTTACGTGATTCTTTCACTCATTTCTTCCTACAGACTTTTCAGTAAGTACGACGCTCCCAGCATTTCCTCCACTGCTGCTTCGTCGTACCCCAAAAACAAGCAGGATCAAGAAATGGCAGCTGCTTTCCCAGCTTAA
- the LOC113353297 gene encoding pyruvate kinase 1, cytosolic-like isoform X2, with amino-acid sequence MKSWFADSFDEVMLDTVGPELQAVNKSERWIALKAESSVVLTPDQDKEATSDLLPGNYDGIAKAQSVGPVGLDHMDVEGLKRLNKNKKLVKKLAKKIPCFSCI; translated from the exons ATGAAATCATGGTTTGCCGATTCTTTTGACGAG GTTATGCTAGATACAGTAGGCCCTGAATTGCAAGCTGTTAATAAAAGTGAAAGATGGATTGCACTAAAGGCTGAATCATCAGTTGTTTTGACTCCGGATCAAGATAAAGAAGCAACTTCAGATCTATTGCCAGGCAATTATGATGGAATTGCAAAG GCTCAGAGTGTAGGACCTGTAGGTTTAGACCATATGGATGTGGAGGGTCTGAAGAGGCTTAACAAGAACAAGAAATTGGTCAAGAAGCTTGCTAAGAAAATACCATGCTTTTCTTGCATCTGA
- the LOC113353297 gene encoding pyruvate kinase 1, cytosolic-like isoform X3 produces MCFHLLQVMLDTVGPELQAVNKSERWIALKAESSVVLTPDQDKEATSDLLPGNYDGIAKAQSVGPVGLDHMDVEGLKRLNKNKKLVKKLAKKIPCFSCI; encoded by the exons ATGtgtt TTCACTTGCTTCAGGTTATGCTAGATACAGTAGGCCCTGAATTGCAAGCTGTTAATAAAAGTGAAAGATGGATTGCACTAAAGGCTGAATCATCAGTTGTTTTGACTCCGGATCAAGATAAAGAAGCAACTTCAGATCTATTGCCAGGCAATTATGATGGAATTGCAAAG GCTCAGAGTGTAGGACCTGTAGGTTTAGACCATATGGATGTGGAGGGTCTGAAGAGGCTTAACAAGAACAAGAAATTGGTCAAGAAGCTTGCTAAGAAAATACCATGCTTTTCTTGCATCTGA
- the LOC113353297 gene encoding pyruvate kinase 1, cytosolic-like isoform X1, which translates to MKSWFADSFDEETLEDFKTAVKSTNKLCVVMLDTVGPELQAVNKSERWIALKAESSVVLTPDQDKEATSDLLPGNYDGIAKAQSVGPVGLDHMDVEGLKRLNKNKKLVKKLAKKIPCFSCI; encoded by the exons ATGAAATCATGGTTTGCCGATTCTTTTGACGAG GAGACTTTGGAGGATTTTAAGACGGCTGTTAAGAGTACTAACAAGCTATGtgtt GTTATGCTAGATACAGTAGGCCCTGAATTGCAAGCTGTTAATAAAAGTGAAAGATGGATTGCACTAAAGGCTGAATCATCAGTTGTTTTGACTCCGGATCAAGATAAAGAAGCAACTTCAGATCTATTGCCAGGCAATTATGATGGAATTGCAAAG GCTCAGAGTGTAGGACCTGTAGGTTTAGACCATATGGATGTGGAGGGTCTGAAGAGGCTTAACAAGAACAAGAAATTGGTCAAGAAGCTTGCTAAGAAAATACCATGCTTTTCTTGCATCTGA